A region of the Burkholderia savannae genome:
AGGTCAACGGCGCGCTCGACTACGCGCTCAGCAAGCGCACCGACGTCTACCTGCTCGCGGTCTATCAGCAGGCGTCGGGCAAGGGCCTGCAAGCGCAGATCGGCTCGAGCACGAGCTACTTCAACACGTCGGGCACCGGCTCGAAGAACCAGATCGCTGCGCGCGTCGGTATCCGCCACAAGTTCTGAGCATTCGCTCGACAACTCGCGGCACACTACGGCAAAAGCGCCCCGCCTCGTGCGGGGCGCTTTTTTTGCTGCTTTTAAGTTTCGTTTAATTCTGGGTTGAGAGGATGCTCACACCCCCCCTGTTGGCCGCCTGAGCATCGGCGGCATTTTTTTTACCCGGATTGCGGCGGCGTAGACCGTCCAACGCAAGACAGGATCGGAGGAAACGATGGTCGAAGATACCGTTTTCAGCGGCCTGCGCACGTTACTCACGCACGAACACGCGTTCCCCGTGCAAAGCTGCCGCGTGTCGGTTGCGATGCAGCGCCCGTGGGGGCGCCCGTATCGGCTCGTCGAATGGACGATGCATCTCGATGCGCCCGCGCGCCGCCAGGTCGTGCCGGCCGAGAGCACCGAGGCGGAGATCGCCGAGGCGGTCGCGTCGCACGTGCCCGGGCGTCTGTACGAAGGCGGCACCGCGCTCTACTGACAAGCGCCGCGGCTTCGTTCGCCGCTCGGCGCGACGAGGGCCTGCGCACACGTCGCGGCACGCCCCGGCCGCGCGCGCTTCGGCGCTCCCGCGCCAACGCGAGGCTTTCGCTCGCTGCCGGCGCGCTCGCCTCTCTCTTCCCTCGCTTTTCACGTTCCATCCCTTCTTTCGCCGCTTCGCCCGATGAGCCGGCGTGATCCGCCGCGCTCGCGAGCCGCTCCCCGTTCGTCGCATTCGCGAACCGCGCCGGCCAGGCCGCGTTCCCGCCGCCGTGGCCGGCAGTCCTTGCCGATTCGCCCGTTCGCCGCGCGCGACGCTCGTTCCCGATGTCGGCGTCGTGCGTCAGCGGGCCTCGTTCGCGCATCGGTCAAATCTGCTACGCTGCGCGTTTTCGATTGACACCCTTTTGATGGAAAACGCCTTCAACGAACACGGCGTCATGGTCACGCGCAACGGTCTGTCCGCCGCCGGGCAAATCTTCGCGCTGCGCGAGATTCGCGGCGTCGAGGTTCTCACCGTCAGGAAGAACAAGATCGTTCCGTACGCGATCTCGCTAATCGGCGTCGCCGCCGCCGTCGCGGGCGGCTCGCTCGGCTCGAGCGCGACGCTCGTCGCGGGCGTGATGCTCGTCGTCGTCGGCTATCTCGCGTGGACCACGCAGGACGTCACGCATCGGCTCATCGTCGACATGCCCGACGGCAAGCGCGAGGCGATCACGAGCGTCGACCGCGAATTCGTCGAGCGCGTCGCGCAAGCGGTGAACGCCGCACGCGCGGCGGCTGCGGCAACTTGACGCACTCGCTTGCGCATTTCACGATTCGCGCCGCCGAGGCGTCCGACGACGACGCATGGCGTCGGCTTCGGCGCGCGCTGTGGCCGCATGCCGACGACGCCGCACACGCGCGCGACATCGCGCGACAACTCGGCGCGCCGGATCGACATGCCTGCTTCATCGCATCGGCGGCGGATGGCGCCGCGCTCGGCTTCGCCGAAGTCGCTGTTCGGCGCGACTACGTGAACGGCTGCGATACGTCGCCCGTGCTGTTTCTCGAAGGCATCTTCGTCGCTCCGGCCGCGCGCCGCCGCGGCGTCGCGCGCGCGCTGTGCTCGGCCGCCGCCGCGTGGGGCGAGGCGCGCGGCTGCACCGAATTCGCGTCGGACGCGCCGCTCGAGAACGCCGCGTCGCACGCGCTGCATCGCGCGCTCGGCTTCGCCGAAACCGAGCGCGCGGTCTTCTTTCGCAAGGCGCTGCAACGCTGACGCGGCGCCTTATCCGGATAGTTCGGCCCGGTCAGTTCAGCCGCGCGCCGATCGAGCTCGCGATACTGCACAGAATCAGGCAGCACGACGCCGCCCCCGCATCGAGCGTGCCGACCGACCGCTCGCCGAGCCGCGCCGCCCGTCCGATCCTCGCCTGCAGCCAGCGCGTCGACTCCTTGCCGCGCTCCGCGGCCGCGCTCATCGCGGCGAGCGCGTGGCGAAAATCGTCGCCCGCGCGCAGCGCTTCGTGAAACGCGGCATCGGCCGGCGCGAGCGTGTCGATCAGCGTCTTGTCGCCGACCTTCGCGTCGCTGATGGCCTGCACGCCCGCCAACCCCGCCGACAGCGCTTCGCCGAACAGTGTCGCGTCGAGCGTGTCGCGCCCCTTCAGCACCACGGCGAAATCCATGAAGAAGCTGCCGTAAAGCGGGCCCATCGATCCGCCGATGCCGTCCAGGAGCGAGGTCGACAACATATCGAGCGCATCCGGCAGGCTCGTCGCGCCGCGCGCGTCGAGCCGCTCGCCGCATTGGCCGAAGCCCTTGCTCATGTTGATGCCGTGATCGCCGTCGCCGATCGCCGCGTCTATTTCGGATAACTGATCGCGATTGCGCCGGATCACGTCGACGAGCTCGCGCACGACGAAACCGGCGCCGGCGAGCGGCAGGCTCTGAAGGGTGGCGGCGTTCATGCGCGGTCTCCAACGGTGAGGCCGATGCTGCTGCACGGCGCGGCGAACAGTTGCTTCAGCTCGTCGTCGAGCCGGGTGATCGTCAGCGTGACGCCCATCATCTCGAGCGACGTGAACAGATTGCCGACGAGGCGAAAGCCGATCTTCAATCCGGCAGCCGCGAGCCGCTCCGCTACTTCGGCATACAGAATATATTGCTCCATCAGCGGCGTCGCGCCGAGTCCCGACACGAGCACGGCCACCTCCTCGCCGCGTTCGAGCGGAAAATCCGGCAGCACGATGTCGAGCATCATCGCGGCCATGTCCTTCGCGCTCACCGTGCGCATCACGCGCACGCCGTGCTCACCGTGGTGGCCGATGCCGACTTCCATCTCGCCGTCGGCGATGTGGAAATTCGCCTTGCCGTTCGCCGGAATCGTGCACGCGGACAGCCCGATGCCGACCGAGCGCGTGTTGTCGATCGCCTTGCGCGCGCTCGCGATCACCGCGTCGAGATCGCCGCCCGCCGCCGCGCGCGCGCCGCCCGCCTTCCACATCAGGATCTCGCCCGCGACGCCGCGACGCTTCGCGCGTTCGTCGCGCGGCGCCGACGCGACGTCGTCGTTCGCGACGACGGTCTTCACGCAGATGCCCTGCGCGGCCGCCATCTTGATCGCCATCTTCACGTTCATGTTGTCGCCCGCGTAATTGCCGTACAGGCATGCGACGCCCGCACCGCGATCGGCGCGCCGGAACGCGTCGAGAAAGCTCTTCGCGGTCGGCGACGAGAAAATCTCGCCGACCGCGACCGCGTCCACGAGCCCCGGCCCCGCGTAGCCGAGAAACGCCGGCTCGTGGCCCGAGCCGCCGCCCGTGACGACGCCGACCTTGCCCGCCGCCGGCCGTGCGACGCCGATCACGCGCGGATTGTCCGCATCGAGCGTGAGCTCCGGATGCGCGGCGGCGATCCCGCGCAGCATATCCTCGACGACGTAGTCGGGATGATTGATGACACGATTCATGCATTAACCTCGTGGGTCCAGGACGACCTTCAACGATTGCTCGCCGCGCTCCATCACCGCGAATGCGTCCGCGAAGCGCGACAGCGGGAACGTGTGCGTGACGATGCCGCGCACGTCGATCTTGCGTGAGCCGATGAACTCGATCGCGCGCGGGTACATGTACGGGCCGAGATGCGAGCCGAGCACGTCGAGCTCCTTGCGGTCGCCGATGATCGACCAGTCGACGGCCGCGTCGTCGTTGAACACGCTGAACTCGACGAAGCGGCCGAGCTTGCGCAGCATCGCGAGGCCCTGACCGACCGCGCGATGGTGGCCCGTCGCCTCGATGTAGATGTCGCAGCCGTAGCCGCCCGTGATCGACCGGATCTTCTCGATCACGTTCTCCTCGCCCGGATTCCACACTTCGTCCGCGCCCATTCCGAGCGCGAGCGCCGCGCGCTCGGGCTTCATGTCGAGCACGATCAGCTTCTTCGGATGGCGCAGCCGCACCGCGCCGATGATGCCGAGCCCGAGCGTGCCCGCCCCCGCCACGACGACCACGTCGTCGAAGCCGACGTTCGCGCGATCGGCCGCATGAAGCGAGCACGACAGCGGCTCGATCAGGATCGCCTCGTCGACCGGAATCGAATCGGGCACCTGGTGGACGATCGCCTCCTTCGTGAAGATCATGTACTCGGCCATCGCGCCGTGCACGTTGTTCTGGAATCCGTACAGATCGTGCTTCTGGCACATCCAGTACTGGCCGTGCCCGCAGAAGCGGCACCCCCAGCACGGCACGATCTGCTCGGAGATCACGCGATCGCCGATCTTCACGCCGCGCCGCTCGGCGAGCGGCCCGAGCGCGACGACGCGGCACACGAACTCGTGGCCCGGAATCATCGGCGGCTTCACGTAGCGCGGCTGCACCGCGTCGCCCCAGAACGACGGCGCGCCGCGGAACGTCTTGATGTCGCCCATGCAGATGCCCACGCGCTCCACTTCGGTCAGAATCTCGTCGGGCCCCGGCTTCGGCACGGGCACCTGCTCGAGGCGGTAATCCTGCGGGCCGTGACAGACCACGGCGCGCATCGTGGCGGGCAGCGCGCCCGCGTCGCTGCGCTCGGCCGCGCGTTGCGGCGGCGCTTCGGCTATCGACGACATGCAACGTCTCCTATGTTTTCGTCGGTCGGTTGTTCAGACGGCGGCTCGGCCGCCGCTTCAACGCGCGGTATAGCCGCCGTCGATCACGACGTTCTCGCCCGTCATCATCGCGGCCGCGTCGCTCAGCAGATAAAGCACCAGCGCGGCGATCTCGTCCGGCTGCGCGAAGCGGCCGGCCGGAATCTCGCGCTTCGCGCGCTCGCCGGCTTCGCCCGCCCACGCCTGCTTGCCGAGCTCGGTTTCGACGATCGTCGGCGACACCGCGTTCACGGTGATCCCGTGCGGCGCCCATTCGAGCGCGAGCACCTTCGTCATCCCGACGATCGCGGCCTTGCTCGCGCAATACGCGGCGTGCCTGTCGAGCCCGACCACGCTCGCCTGCGACGCGAGATTGACGATCCGCCCCCCGCGCCCGCCCGCGATCATCTGCCGCGCAACCGCCTGCGCGACGAAGAACGACGCCTTCACGTTGATCGCCATCGTCGCGTCCCACGCGGCCTCGCCGACGTCGAGCGCCTTGTCGAGCAGCGCGACGCCCGCGCTGTTGACGAGCAGATCGACGCCGCCGAAGCGCGACGCGACGAGCTCGACGGCAGCCTGCGCGGCCGAGCAGTCGCGCAGGTCGAGCGACATCCCGCTATGGCGCGCGGCGCCGCCTTCAAGCATCGCGGCGATCCGCATCGTTTCGGGATGCCGATCGACGAGCGCGACGCTCGCGCCGCGCTGTGCGAGCAGTTTCGCGCACGCGTGCCCGATGCCCGCCGCGCCGCCCGTCACGAGCGCGACGCGGCCCGTCAGATCGAACGCCCTGTCCCAGAGATTCGTCATGGCCGCCTCGCTCAACCGCCCGTGACCTGCTTGTACAGCTGATCGGCGTTCGCCGGCGTGACGGGCACCCACGGCAGGATGTAGCGCTTCGCGGTGCCGCCGTCCCACTTCAGATCCTTCGCGTAGCGCTGCCAGATCACCGACTGCGGCTTGTAGCTCGCGCCGACTAACTGCCGCAGCACGAGATCGAGCGCGCCTTGCGACTGCGCCTGCGCATCCTGCAGGAACGTCGTGATCTCGCCGCGCTTGGCCGCCTGGATCGCGTCGGGCATGCCGTCGATCGACGTGATCGGGATGTCCTTCGGCGTGAGCCCGCGATTCTTGACCGCCTGCAGCGCGCCGAGCGCCATGTCGTCGTTCTGCGCGATCACGCCGTTGATCTGCTTCGGATGCGCGTTGAGCCAGTCTTCCATCAGGTTCATCGCTTCCGCGCGCGACCAGTTCGCGGTCTTCTTCTCGATCACCTTGATGCCCGGATACTTCGCGAGCACTTCCATCTCGCCCTTCTCGCGATCGATCTGCGCGGACTGGCCGATCGGCCCCTGGATGATCACGACGTTGCCCTTGCCGCCGATCTGCCTGGCGAGCGCTTCGGCCTGCAGGCGGCCGCCCTCGACGTCGTCGTTACCGATGTACGGCACCTTCGGCGTCGCGAGCATCGTGTTCGACGCGATGAGCGGCGTGTCCGACGCGGCCGCACGCGTGGCCACGCCGATGCCCGCCTTCGTGTCGATCGGCACGAACAGAATGCCGCTGTACTGCTGCGTGAGCATCGTCTCGATCTGGTTGTTCTGCGTGAGCGCGTCGTAGTTGCCGTCGAACACCGTGAGCTGCACCGCGCCGCTCTTCACGGCCGGATGCGCCTTGATCTCACGCACCCAGTTCTGCATGAACTGGCCTTTCATCCCGTAGACCGCCGCGCCGACGCGATACGGTCCGCTCGCCGCGTGCGCCGCGCCCGGCGCCGCCGTGATCGCGAGCGTCGCGCCGAGCGCCGCGGCGGCCGCGAAGCGGCCGAACCAGGTCTTTCGTGTTTGCATTGTCGTCTCCTCCGTCCGGATGGGAATGCGCTGCGTCAGCGCTGCTGTTTGCGGGCCACGTCGATGAGCACGGCCAGCACGATGATGAGCCCCTTGGCGATCTGCTGGTAATACGACGACACGCCGAGCAGATTCAGCCCGTTGTTGATCACGCCGATCAGCAGCGCGCCGAACAGCGTGCCGACGACGCCGCCCTGTCCGCCCGACAGGCTCGTGCCGCCGATCACGACGGCCGCGATCGCATCGAGCTCGTACGACACGCCCGCCTGCGGCAGCGCGGACGTCGTGCGCGCGGCGAGAATCATCCCGGCGAGGCCCGCGAGCGCGCCCGACACGACGTACACCGAGAACACGACCTTGCGCACGCCGATGCCGGACGTGCGCGCGCTCTTCTCGTTGCCGCCGACCGCATACAGATAGCGGCCGTACGTCGTGTAGCGCAGCACCCACCAGCACGCGAGCGCGACCGCCGCGAAGATCAGCACCGGCATCCCGAGCGGGCCGAGCTTGCCGACGCCGAGCGACAGATAATCGTCGGGCAGGTTCGCGACCGGGCTGCCGTCGTTGACGATGTAAGTGACGCCGCGCGCGATGCTGAGCATCCCGAGCGTCGCGACGAACGGCGGCACGTTAAAGCGCGCGATCGTCACGCCGTTGATCGCGCCGAGCGCCGCGCCGCACGCGACGCCAGCTGCGAGCGACGCCGCGAGCCCGTGCCCCGCCGCGCCGGCGAGGCCGCTCACGATGCCGGCGAGCGCGAGCACCGAGCCGACCGACAGGTCGATGCCCTTGGTTAGGATCACGTATGTCATGCCGATCGCGAGAATCCCGTTGATCGACGTCTGCCGCAGGATGTCGCTCCAGTTGCGCCACGTGAGGAAGTACGGGCTCGCGAATGCGAGCACGACACACAGCGCGACGAAGATGATCGGGATGCCGAAGCGGCTTGCGAGCTCGGCGACATTCACGCGCTTCGGCGCCGCATCGAGACGGGACAGGGTCTGGGTATTCATGGTCTTGTTCATGAAGCGAGATGGAGCAGGGATTCCTGAGTGGCGCCGTCGCCCGGACAGATCGCCGCGACGCGGCCGCCCTTGAACACCGCGATGCGATCGCTCAGATACAGCAGCTCGGGCGCCTCCGACGACACGACGATCACCGCGCCGCCGTCGCGCGCGAACGCATCGAGCAGCCGGTAGATTTCCTGTTTCGCGCCTTCGTCGATGCCGCGCGTCGGCTCGTCGCAAAGCAGCAGCACGGGCTCGGTCGACAGGCATTTCGCGAGCACGACCTTCTGCTGGTTGCCGCCGCTCATCGCCGACACGGGCATGCGCAGCGACGCGGCCTTGATCCGCAGCCGCTCGACCATCGATTGCGCGAGGCGGCGCACGCGCGAACGCCGGATCACGCCGCCGCGCGACAGGCGCCGGTACGCGGCCATCGCGATGTTCTCCTGCACGCTGCCCGTCAGCACGAGGCCCGAATCCTTGCGGTCCTCGGTGACGAGCGCGATGCCCGCGCGAATCGCCCGCGCGGGATCGCCCTGCGGCAGCGGCGCGCCGCCGAGCGTCGCGGCGCCGGCGTCGGGCCGCGTCAAGCCGTACACGCAGTTGAGGAATTCGCTGCGGCCCGAGCCCATCAGCCCGTAGATGCCGAGGATCTCGCCGCGCCGCACGTCGAGGCTCACGTCTTCGAATTCGTCCGCGCGCGCGAGGCCCGTGACCCGCAGGCAAGGCTCGCCGTGCGCGGGCCGGCGCGCCTTGTCGACAGCGGGCATTTCGCGGCCGACGATCGCGCGCACGAGATGCGCGCGATCGATGTCGGCCATCCTGCCGCTCTCGACATACGCGCCGTCGCGAAACACCGTGTAGTCGTCGGCGATATCGAACAGCTCGCTCAGCCGATGCGACACGTAGATGATCCCGGTGCCGTGCGCGGTGACGTTGCGAATCGCAGCGAACAGCGTCTCGGTTTCGCGCTCGCCGATCGCCGACGTCGGCTCGTCCATGATCATCACCTGGCAGTCGTGGCTGAACGCCTTCGCGATCTCGACGAGTTGCGTCTGCGCGAGGCTCAGCCGATGCATCGGCGCGCCCGCGTCGATCGCGAAGCCGAGGCGGTCGAGCAGCGCCTGCGCGCGGCGCGTCAGCGCACGGAAGTCGACGACGATGCGCGCGCGGGTCGGCTCGCGGCCGAGGTACAGGTTCTCGGCCACCGTCATCCCCGGCACGGGCGACAACTCCTGCGTGATGATCGCCATGCGGTTCGCAAGCGCCTCGGCGGGCGACGCGAAATCGACATCGCGGCCGTTCAGCCGGATCGTGCCCTCGTCGCGACGCAGAAGCCCCATCAGGATGTTCAGGAACGTGGATTTGCCGGTGCCGTTGCCGCCGCACAGCGCGTGCACGCGCCCGGCCATGAGGCTCAATCGCCCGTCGCGCAATGCGCTCACGCCGTTGAACCGCTTCGCTACCTGACTTGCTTCGAGCAGAACAGGAGTCACTGTCGTATCCCGGATGGTGACTGAACTTTTGTTCATTCACGATGATTTGATACAGCGTGACGGCATGGTAATCATCGGTTTTTTGGTGTGTCAATTACTGGTAAACGCTAGCCACCACCGCCAAAATACCCATAC
Encoded here:
- a CDS encoding substrate-binding domain-containing protein, producing the protein MQTRKTWFGRFAAAAALGATLAITAAPGAAHAASGPYRVGAAVYGMKGQFMQNWVREIKAHPAVKSGAVQLTVFDGNYDALTQNNQIETMLTQQYSGILFVPIDTKAGIGVATRAAASDTPLIASNTMLATPKVPYIGNDDVEGGRLQAEALARQIGGKGNVVIIQGPIGQSAQIDREKGEMEVLAKYPGIKVIEKKTANWSRAEAMNLMEDWLNAHPKQINGVIAQNDDMALGALQAVKNRGLTPKDIPITSIDGMPDAIQAAKRGEITTFLQDAQAQSQGALDLVLRQLVGASYKPQSVIWQRYAKDLKWDGGTAKRYILPWVPVTPANADQLYKQVTGG
- a CDS encoding MDR/zinc-dependent alcohol dehydrogenase-like family protein codes for the protein MSSIAEAPPQRAAERSDAGALPATMRAVVCHGPQDYRLEQVPVPKPGPDEILTEVERVGICMGDIKTFRGAPSFWGDAVQPRYVKPPMIPGHEFVCRVVALGPLAERRGVKIGDRVISEQIVPCWGCRFCGHGQYWMCQKHDLYGFQNNVHGAMAEYMIFTKEAIVHQVPDSIPVDEAILIEPLSCSLHAADRANVGFDDVVVVAGAGTLGLGIIGAVRLRHPKKLIVLDMKPERAALALGMGADEVWNPGEENVIEKIRSITGGYGCDIYIEATGHHRAVGQGLAMLRKLGRFVEFSVFNDDAAVDWSIIGDRKELDVLGSHLGPYMYPRAIEFIGSRKIDVRGIVTHTFPLSRFADAFAVMERGEQSLKVVLDPRG
- the aac(6') gene encoding aminoglycoside 6'-N-acetyltransferase, with translation MTHSLAHFTIRAAEASDDDAWRRLRRALWPHADDAAHARDIARQLGAPDRHACFIASAADGAALGFAEVAVRRDYVNGCDTSPVLFLEGIFVAPAARRRGVARALCSAAAAWGEARGCTEFASDAPLENAASHALHRALGFAETERAVFFRKALQR
- a CDS encoding SDR family oxidoreductase, giving the protein MTNLWDRAFDLTGRVALVTGGAAGIGHACAKLLAQRGASVALVDRHPETMRIAAMLEGGAARHSGMSLDLRDCSAAQAAVELVASRFGGVDLLVNSAGVALLDKALDVGEAAWDATMAINVKASFFVAQAVARQMIAGGRGGRIVNLASQASVVGLDRHAAYCASKAAIVGMTKVLALEWAPHGITVNAVSPTIVETELGKQAWAGEAGERAKREIPAGRFAQPDEIAALVLYLLSDAAAMMTGENVVIDGGYTAR
- a CDS encoding ABC transporter permease, with translation MNKTMNTQTLSRLDAAPKRVNVAELASRFGIPIIFVALCVVLAFASPYFLTWRNWSDILRQTSINGILAIGMTYVILTKGIDLSVGSVLALAGIVSGLAGAAGHGLAASLAAGVACGAALGAINGVTIARFNVPPFVATLGMLSIARGVTYIVNDGSPVANLPDDYLSLGVGKLGPLGMPVLIFAAVALACWWVLRYTTYGRYLYAVGGNEKSARTSGIGVRKVVFSVYVVSGALAGLAGMILAARTTSALPQAGVSYELDAIAAVVIGGTSLSGGQGGVVGTLFGALLIGVINNGLNLLGVSSYYQQIAKGLIIVLAVLIDVARKQQR
- the dhaL gene encoding dihydroxyacetone kinase subunit DhaL, whose product is MNAATLQSLPLAGAGFVVRELVDVIRRNRDQLSEIDAAIGDGDHGINMSKGFGQCGERLDARGATSLPDALDMLSTSLLDGIGGSMGPLYGSFFMDFAVVLKGRDTLDATLFGEALSAGLAGVQAISDAKVGDKTLIDTLAPADAAFHEALRAGDDFRHALAAMSAAAERGKESTRWLQARIGRAARLGERSVGTLDAGAASCCLILCSIASSIGARLN
- a CDS encoding dihydroxyacetone kinase subunit DhaK, encoding MNRVINHPDYVVEDMLRGIAAAHPELTLDADNPRVIGVARPAAGKVGVVTGGGSGHEPAFLGYAGPGLVDAVAVGEIFSSPTAKSFLDAFRRADRGAGVACLYGNYAGDNMNVKMAIKMAAAQGICVKTVVANDDVASAPRDERAKRRGVAGEILMWKAGGARAAAGGDLDAVIASARKAIDNTRSVGIGLSACTIPANGKANFHIADGEMEVGIGHHGEHGVRVMRTVSAKDMAAMMLDIVLPDFPLERGEEVAVLVSGLGATPLMEQYILYAEVAERLAAAGLKIGFRLVGNLFTSLEMMGVTLTITRLDDELKQLFAAPCSSIGLTVGDRA
- a CDS encoding DUF2866 domain-containing protein — encoded protein: MVEDTVFSGLRTLLTHEHAFPVQSCRVSVAMQRPWGRPYRLVEWTMHLDAPARRQVVPAESTEAEIAEAVASHVPGRLYEGGTALY
- a CDS encoding DUF6232 family protein, which produces MENAFNEHGVMVTRNGLSAAGQIFALREIRGVEVLTVRKNKIVPYAISLIGVAAAVAGGSLGSSATLVAGVMLVVVGYLAWTTQDVTHRLIVDMPDGKREAITSVDREFVERVAQAVNAARAAAAAT
- a CDS encoding sugar ABC transporter ATP-binding protein, which encodes MNKSSVTIRDTTVTPVLLEASQVAKRFNGVSALRDGRLSLMAGRVHALCGGNGTGKSTFLNILMGLLRRDEGTIRLNGRDVDFASPAEALANRMAIITQELSPVPGMTVAENLYLGREPTRARIVVDFRALTRRAQALLDRLGFAIDAGAPMHRLSLAQTQLVEIAKAFSHDCQVMIMDEPTSAIGERETETLFAAIRNVTAHGTGIIYVSHRLSELFDIADDYTVFRDGAYVESGRMADIDRAHLVRAIVGREMPAVDKARRPAHGEPCLRVTGLARADEFEDVSLDVRRGEILGIYGLMGSGRSEFLNCVYGLTRPDAGAATLGGAPLPQGDPARAIRAGIALVTEDRKDSGLVLTGSVQENIAMAAYRRLSRGGVIRRSRVRRLAQSMVERLRIKAASLRMPVSAMSGGNQQKVVLAKCLSTEPVLLLCDEPTRGIDEGAKQEIYRLLDAFARDGGAVIVVSSEAPELLYLSDRIAVFKGGRVAAICPGDGATQESLLHLAS